In the Populus trichocarpa isolate Nisqually-1 chromosome 1, P.trichocarpa_v4.1, whole genome shotgun sequence genome, one interval contains:
- the LOC18095002 gene encoding VQ motif-containing protein 18 isoform X1: protein MEGIVRPRSCNPSSSASSKLGMHRESHVISQLIKPKVRIIHVFAPKVIKTDVANFRELVQRLTGQPCGSEGMIKKKARSSAPGKRKKTGSSICESSKKAMQQLPELGLPSLMRGEKLRVEVEANEMLGGQNCSSNFNSLDGYGDLKGFVPDVSNNFSLTTPNSQSSHEMDGYEDTHLSWQKVWMAPD from the exons ATGGAAGGCATAGTAAGGCCACGCTCATGTAACCCTAGTTCATCAGCTTCTTCCAAGCTAGGCATGCACAGAGAGTCACATGTAATATCACAGTTGATCAAGCCCAAAGTTCGCATAATTCACGTATTTGCACCAAAAGTTATAAAGACTGATGTTGCAAATTTTAGAGAGCTTGTTCAAAGACTCACTGGTCAACCTTGTGGAAGTGAAGGCATGATCAAGAAGAAAGCAAGAAGCAGTGCTCCAGGCAAGAGAAAGAAGACCGGTTCCTCAATATGTGAGTCAAGCAAGAAAGCGATGCAGCAGCTGCCAGAGCTAGGATTGCCTAGTTTGATGAGAGGAGAGAAACTCAGGGTGGAGGTGGAAGCAAATGAGATGTTGGGGGGTCAGAATTGTTCGAGTAACTTTAATTCCCTTGATGGGTATGGAGATTTGAAAGGTTTTGTACCTGATGTGAGTAACAACTTTTCTTTGACAACACCTAATTCACAATCTTCTCATGAAATGGATGGTTATGAAGACACGCACCTTTCTTGGCAAAAG GTATGGATGGCGCCTGATTGA
- the LOC18095002 gene encoding VQ motif-containing protein 18 isoform X2 — MEGIVRPRSCNPSSSASSKLGMHRESHVISQLIKPKVRIIHVFAPKVIKTDVANFRELVQRLTGQPCGSEGMIKKKARSSAPGKRKKTGSSICESSKKAMQQLPELGLPSLMRGEKLRVEVEANEMLGGQNCSSNFNSLDGYGDLKGFVPDVWMAPD, encoded by the exons ATGGAAGGCATAGTAAGGCCACGCTCATGTAACCCTAGTTCATCAGCTTCTTCCAAGCTAGGCATGCACAGAGAGTCACATGTAATATCACAGTTGATCAAGCCCAAAGTTCGCATAATTCACGTATTTGCACCAAAAGTTATAAAGACTGATGTTGCAAATTTTAGAGAGCTTGTTCAAAGACTCACTGGTCAACCTTGTGGAAGTGAAGGCATGATCAAGAAGAAAGCAAGAAGCAGTGCTCCAGGCAAGAGAAAGAAGACCGGTTCCTCAATATGTGAGTCAAGCAAGAAAGCGATGCAGCAGCTGCCAGAGCTAGGATTGCCTAGTTTGATGAGAGGAGAGAAACTCAGGGTGGAGGTGGAAGCAAATGAGATGTTGGGGGGTCAGAATTGTTCGAGTAACTTTAATTCCCTTGATGGGTATGGAGATTTGAAAGGTTTTGTACCTGAT GTATGGATGGCGCCTGATTGA